One Brevibacillus choshinensis genomic window carries:
- the nagE gene encoding N-acetylglucosamine-specific PTS transporter subunit IIBC, translating to MLAFLQKIGKALMLPVATLPAAALLLRFGAINYETEFHLGSAVGGFLNQYIAPFLLAGGSAIFDNLSLIFAVGVAIGLAGDAVAALAAVIAYMVLTAVLSKVPAAMPFIADEAKLNMGVLGGILAGGVAAYCYNRYHNIKLPEWLGFFGGKRFVPIITSLSMVIIGLLFGIVWGPIQDALTSMGNWIVGLGALGAGLFGFFNRLLIPFGLHHVLNAIAWFQIGDFTDAAGKVVHGDLNRFFAGDKSAGMFMTGFFPIMMFALPAAAFAIIHTAKPEKRKAIASVFIGTALASFLTGITEPLEFAFMFAAPLLYVIHAILTGVSGYIVTAMGIKHGFGFSAGLIDYGLNFPLSTNAWLIIPIGLAFAVVYYFLFRILIVKMNIKTPGREDDDVEVSTTGGTNTMQEKAQKVLTLIGGKENIVNVDACITRLRLVLKDDKVVNEKGLKDLGAAGVMKLGQGSVQVVFGTQSELLKDEITKL from the coding sequence ATGCTCGCCTTTCTGCAAAAGATTGGGAAAGCCTTGATGCTCCCAGTCGCCACGTTGCCGGCCGCAGCGCTTTTGCTCCGCTTCGGTGCCATCAACTACGAAACCGAGTTTCACCTGGGATCAGCTGTTGGTGGTTTCCTGAATCAGTACATCGCGCCTTTCCTGCTCGCTGGCGGATCTGCTATTTTTGATAACTTATCGTTGATTTTCGCCGTCGGTGTTGCAATCGGTCTGGCAGGAGACGCTGTAGCCGCCTTGGCTGCTGTGATCGCCTACATGGTGCTGACTGCCGTGCTTTCCAAAGTACCGGCTGCCATGCCGTTCATCGCAGATGAAGCAAAACTGAACATGGGTGTGCTCGGAGGTATCCTCGCTGGTGGGGTTGCTGCTTACTGCTACAACCGTTATCACAACATCAAGCTTCCTGAATGGCTAGGCTTCTTCGGGGGGAAACGCTTCGTTCCAATCATCACTTCGCTTAGCATGGTTATCATCGGGTTGCTGTTCGGTATCGTTTGGGGTCCGATCCAAGACGCTCTGACCAGCATGGGTAACTGGATCGTAGGTCTGGGTGCGCTGGGTGCCGGTTTGTTCGGCTTCTTCAACCGCTTGCTCATCCCATTTGGTTTGCATCACGTGCTCAATGCCATTGCCTGGTTCCAGATCGGTGACTTTACCGATGCAGCGGGAAAAGTCGTCCACGGAGACCTGAATCGTTTCTTCGCGGGCGACAAATCCGCTGGTATGTTTATGACAGGCTTCTTCCCGATCATGATGTTCGCTCTGCCTGCAGCCGCTTTCGCTATCATCCACACAGCGAAGCCGGAAAAACGCAAAGCGATCGCTTCTGTCTTTATCGGTACGGCTCTCGCATCGTTCCTTACAGGGATTACGGAGCCGCTGGAGTTTGCCTTCATGTTTGCCGCACCTCTGCTGTACGTGATCCACGCCATCCTGACAGGGGTTTCCGGTTATATTGTAACGGCGATGGGCATCAAACACGGCTTTGGTTTCTCGGCCGGTTTGATCGACTACGGTCTCAACTTCCCGCTTTCCACCAATGCATGGCTGATCATTCCGATCGGTTTGGCATTCGCAGTCGTTTACTACTTCCTGTTCCGCATCTTGATCGTGAAAATGAACATCAAGACGCCTGGACGTGAAGACGATGACGTGGAAGTCAGCACAACTGGAGGTACCAACACCATGCAGGAAAAAGCACAAAAAGTGCTGACCCTCATCGGGGGCAAAGAAAACATCGTCAATGTCGACGCGTGCATCACTCGCCTGCGTCTCGTTCTCAAAGACGACAAGGTCGTGAATGAAAAAGG
- the ptsP gene encoding phosphoenolpyruvate--protein phosphotransferase, with the protein MLKGIPVSAGIAIAPIVRLSQEQPVIHETAIASTDIKMEQARLSQSIELSRQQLDQLRQQTEESLGAEKAAILSAHLAFLDDPAFTGEMSGLIEAQLLSASAAVGQVAEQFISLFESMDDAYMRERADDIRDVSRRIIRNLSGYEEAVSFPEEPFILAAVDVTPSETLQLPIQHVRGIATVKGGSTSHAAILARSLGIPAVMGVGEQFLSQVESGNLLILDGTSGELIVEPDEDTLSRYKEKAAEEQIQRQAYEALKDLPAETLDGHRVHVMANMAVPEEAEALAVSGVEGIGLFRSEFLFMDRSTLPDEEEQFQAYKRVAVAFGEKPVIIRTLDVGGDKHLPALALDHEENPFLGFRAIRISLARPELFRVQLRALLRASAFGRLLIMFPMISHLEQLRDAKSILEQAKTELREEGITFDEKIAIGMMMEIPGACLGADAFAKEVQFFSIGTNDLVQYTLAVDRMNANIADLYSYYHPAVLHLISHVIEASHRAGIWTGLCGEMAGDPLATELLLGMGLDEFSGAASVMPKVKERIRRTTLEQAKRTADHALTLATVEDVVSFLNNKAE; encoded by the coding sequence ATGTTAAAAGGTATACCCGTATCTGCTGGCATCGCGATTGCGCCCATCGTCCGATTGTCCCAAGAGCAGCCTGTCATCCACGAGACAGCAATCGCTTCTACCGATATCAAAATGGAGCAGGCACGGCTCTCACAGAGCATCGAGCTTTCTCGTCAGCAGCTGGATCAGCTCAGACAGCAGACGGAAGAGTCGCTCGGAGCCGAAAAAGCAGCGATCCTCTCTGCACACCTCGCTTTTCTGGACGATCCGGCATTTACCGGAGAAATGAGCGGTCTCATCGAGGCCCAGCTACTGAGTGCCTCCGCAGCTGTAGGGCAAGTCGCTGAACAATTTATCTCTCTATTTGAGAGCATGGACGACGCCTACATGAGAGAGCGCGCAGACGATATTCGCGATGTGAGCCGCCGCATCATCCGCAACCTGTCGGGGTACGAAGAAGCTGTTTCCTTCCCGGAAGAGCCTTTCATACTCGCGGCGGTGGATGTGACACCATCGGAGACCCTGCAGCTGCCGATCCAGCACGTACGCGGGATCGCTACGGTAAAAGGCGGATCTACCTCCCACGCAGCCATTCTGGCGAGGTCCTTGGGCATTCCGGCCGTTATGGGCGTGGGCGAGCAGTTCCTTTCCCAAGTCGAATCCGGAAATCTTCTGATACTCGACGGAACGAGCGGTGAGCTCATCGTCGAACCAGATGAAGATACACTCAGCCGCTACAAAGAAAAGGCGGCCGAAGAGCAGATACAGCGACAAGCCTACGAAGCCTTGAAAGACTTGCCTGCTGAGACTCTTGATGGCCATCGCGTGCATGTGATGGCGAACATGGCTGTCCCGGAAGAAGCAGAGGCTTTAGCAGTATCCGGCGTAGAGGGCATCGGGCTGTTCCGTTCCGAGTTTTTGTTTATGGACAGAAGCACGCTGCCTGATGAAGAAGAGCAGTTCCAAGCCTACAAGCGCGTAGCTGTCGCTTTTGGCGAAAAGCCTGTGATCATCCGCACCTTGGATGTAGGCGGCGACAAGCACTTGCCTGCTCTCGCTCTCGATCACGAAGAGAATCCTTTTCTCGGTTTTAGAGCGATCCGCATTTCTCTTGCCCGTCCGGAGCTGTTCCGGGTCCAGCTGCGAGCGCTCTTGCGCGCCAGTGCGTTCGGTCGATTGCTGATCATGTTCCCGATGATCTCTCACTTGGAACAGCTGCGAGATGCCAAAAGCATTCTCGAACAAGCCAAGACGGAGCTGCGAGAGGAAGGCATCACCTTTGATGAAAAGATCGCCATCGGCATGATGATGGAAATCCCGGGTGCATGCCTTGGGGCCGATGCATTTGCGAAAGAAGTACAATTCTTCAGTATTGGCACCAACGATCTCGTGCAGTACACACTGGCAGTCGACCGTATGAATGCAAATATCGCGGACTTGTACAGCTATTATCATCCCGCCGTATTGCATCTCATCTCCCACGTGATCGAGGCATCCCACCGCGCCGGTATTTGGACCGGGCTGTGTGGGGAAATGGCTGGAGATCCCCTGGCGACAGAGCTTTTGCTGGGGATGGGGCTGGATGAATTCAGTGGAGCTGCCTCAGTCATGCCAAAAGTAAAAGAACGCATACGCAGAACCACGCTGGAACAAGCAAAGCGCACGGCAGATCACGCCCTGACTTTGGCAACCGTGGAAGACGTCGTTTCGTTCCTGAACAACAAAGCAGAGTAA
- a CDS encoding HPr family phosphocarrier protein, whose protein sequence is MIQFEVTVTVEGGLHARPAALFVSRASQSNSKITLNKGEKKADGRSILGIMTLGVTQGDHLTIQVDGSDEERVAAEIQELFRQEFAS, encoded by the coding sequence ATGATTCAATTTGAAGTAACCGTTACAGTCGAGGGCGGGCTGCATGCTCGCCCCGCTGCTCTCTTCGTTAGCCGCGCGTCCCAGTCGAATTCCAAGATCACGCTGAACAAGGGTGAGAAAAAAGCGGACGGCCGAAGCATTCTCGGCATTATGACCCTGGGTGTTACACAAGGCGACCATTTGACCATTCAAGTCGATGGCTCGGATGAAGAGCGTGTCGCTGCGGAAATTCAGGAGCTTTTCCGACAAGAATTCGCGAGCTGA
- a CDS encoding PTS sugar transporter subunit IIA: MLRSLFSRKKQQEVTFLAPLTGTVVSLSEVPDPVFAQKVVGDGVAILPSEGLLLSPIDAKVTHLFPTHHAIGLTSETGLEILMHIGIDTVKLKGQGFTPFVAVGDQVKAGDKLISFDPAVLQEAGCPIVTPIVITNGDVVAEKNVVAKANVQAGREPLMTVVLK; the protein is encoded by the coding sequence ATGCTACGCAGTTTGTTCTCTCGCAAAAAACAACAAGAAGTCACATTCCTTGCCCCTCTGACTGGTACAGTCGTATCCCTGTCCGAGGTGCCGGATCCCGTATTTGCTCAAAAAGTAGTAGGAGATGGCGTCGCCATTCTGCCATCCGAGGGCCTCTTGCTCTCTCCGATCGATGCCAAAGTGACGCACCTCTTTCCGACCCATCACGCCATCGGGTTGACTAGCGAAACGGGGCTGGAGATCCTCATGCACATCGGGATCGATACCGTCAAATTGAAAGGACAGGGCTTCACCCCGTTTGTTGCAGTCGGCGATCAAGTGAAAGCGGGCGACAAGCTCATTTCGTTTGATCCTGCAGTGCTGCAGGAAGCCGGCTGTCCGATTGTCACTCCGATCGTGATTACAAACGGCGATGTCGTAGCGGAAAAGAATGTGGTAGCCAAGGCCAATGTGCAGGCTGGCCGGGAGCCGCTCATGACCGTCGTCTTAAAATAG
- the glcT gene encoding glucose PTS transporter transcription antiterminator GlcT — protein MSREQEKVYAITRVLNHNVVLVEEPDSKQEIVLFGKGIGFGAKPGNTIPAHDPRVEKRFRLESESHQKQYQTILSQVDPAVVGIAEEIIALIASEITPQINEHVHVALPDHIQFAIYRLRNGMEIVNPFLFEVQSLYAKEYALAKRAADMIKKAFALDIPESEIGFLALHIHSAISYTPVNKAVQFANIISELVAIVEQRTGKTIERSTVDYVRLITHLRFAVDRIRQQKSIQNPLLDRVKTTIPEAYELASELAEYISSRLEVTVPEDEIGYMAMHVFRLLQQ, from the coding sequence TTGTCCCGAGAACAGGAAAAAGTGTATGCAATCACACGCGTGTTGAACCACAACGTCGTACTCGTCGAAGAGCCTGACTCCAAGCAGGAGATTGTGCTGTTCGGCAAAGGCATTGGATTTGGCGCAAAGCCCGGGAACACCATTCCTGCCCATGATCCACGTGTGGAGAAGCGTTTTCGATTGGAAAGTGAAAGTCATCAAAAGCAATACCAGACCATCCTCAGCCAGGTAGACCCGGCCGTCGTCGGGATTGCGGAAGAAATCATTGCGCTGATCGCAAGCGAGATCACCCCGCAAATCAACGAGCATGTGCACGTTGCCCTGCCTGACCATATCCAGTTCGCGATTTACCGACTGCGAAATGGCATGGAGATCGTCAATCCGTTTTTGTTTGAAGTGCAGTCGCTGTACGCGAAGGAGTACGCGCTGGCGAAACGGGCTGCAGACATGATCAAAAAAGCGTTCGCGCTGGATATACCTGAAAGCGAGATCGGCTTTTTGGCCTTGCATATTCATTCGGCGATCAGCTATACACCGGTAAACAAGGCCGTCCAGTTTGCCAATATCATCAGTGAGTTGGTGGCGATCGTAGAGCAACGGACTGGCAAAACCATCGAGCGAAGCACGGTCGATTACGTACGCCTGATCACGCATCTGCGCTTTGCCGTAGATCGTATCCGTCAGCAAAAATCCATTCAAAATCCACTGTTGGATCGGGTAAAAACAACGATCCCGGAAGCTTACGAGCTGGCTTCAGAGCTCGCCGAGTACATTTCGTCCCGTCTGGAAGTGACGGTACCGGAAGATGAAATCGGTTATATGGCCATGCATGTCTTTCGCTTGTTACAACAATAA
- a CDS encoding ribonuclease H-like YkuK family protein, translated as MGLTSANTLFDCFHSPTRGLLAKEDVFSHIEQTISSMTGPFEIIVGADSQLKSRGTFFALVISVIRPGHGGSFFYHKFQERRYSSLQQRIFQEAMYAVGLATEVRQYLRDHQHDTPIRLHFDIGTNGPTRKFIQSLLSLAETNHFRAEIKPNSFCASTIADKFTK; from the coding sequence GTGGGCTTAACCTCTGCAAATACCCTGTTCGATTGCTTTCACAGTCCGACTAGAGGGCTGCTTGCCAAGGAGGATGTGTTCTCCCACATCGAGCAAACCATCTCGTCAATGACAGGTCCGTTCGAAATTATCGTGGGAGCCGATTCACAGCTCAAAAGCCGCGGAACGTTTTTTGCCCTTGTCATTTCTGTGATTCGCCCTGGCCACGGAGGCTCCTTCTTTTATCACAAGTTTCAGGAACGGCGTTATTCCTCCCTGCAGCAGCGCATTTTTCAGGAGGCGATGTACGCGGTCGGTCTCGCTACGGAGGTGCGTCAATACCTCCGAGACCATCAGCACGATACGCCGATTCGCCTGCATTTTGACATCGGGACGAACGGCCCTACCCGTAAGTTTATCCAGTCTTTGCTAAGCTTAGCAGAGACCAATCATTTTCGGGCGGAGATCAAGCCAAATTCCTTTTGTGCTTCCACGATCGCAGACAAATTCACGAAATGA
- a CDS encoding nitroreductase family protein — translation MMNQYLPQVKEQREADHAIDPIFLNRWSPRSYKSDAVPDEVLFSLFEAARWAPSASNEQPWRFVFARTQEDKERFYPFIADGNRVWCEKAPVLVLVISKTIGSRGTHNRAHAFDAGTAWGYLALEATRQGLVTHAMGGFDPEKAREVLGIPEGYEPQAVIAVGYQGEKEALNEALQEREKPSTRRALSETVFEGVFTAK, via the coding sequence ATGATGAATCAATATCTTCCGCAAGTAAAAGAACAACGTGAAGCGGATCATGCGATCGACCCTATTTTCTTGAATCGTTGGTCGCCGCGTTCATACAAGTCCGACGCGGTCCCGGATGAAGTATTGTTCAGTCTGTTTGAGGCAGCACGCTGGGCACCGTCAGCGAGCAATGAACAGCCATGGCGCTTTGTATTTGCCCGTACTCAGGAAGACAAGGAGCGCTTCTATCCATTCATCGCGGATGGGAACCGTGTGTGGTGCGAAAAGGCACCCGTTCTCGTTTTGGTCATCTCCAAAACCATCGGCTCCCGCGGAACACATAACCGTGCACACGCATTCGATGCAGGTACGGCATGGGGTTATTTGGCACTGGAAGCGACTCGCCAAGGGCTCGTAACGCACGCGATGGGCGGCTTTGACCCGGAAAAAGCGCGTGAAGTGCTCGGAATCCCAGAAGGCTACGAGCCGCAAGCCGTGATTGCCGTAGGCTATCAGGGTGAGAAAGAAGCATTGAATGAAGCGCTGCAGGAACGGGAAAAGCCATCGACGCGCCGCGCTCTGTCCGAAACGGTATTTGAAGGTGTGTTTACAGCGAAGTGA
- the tadA gene encoding tRNA adenosine(34) deaminase TadA produces MEQDLQAHEAFMNAAMEEAAKAAAIGEVPIGAVIVRNGEIVGRGYNLRETQKDPTLHAEMIAIREASERLGGWRLIGCTLYVTLEPCPMCAGAIVQSRIEQVVYGARDPKAGCAGTLMNLLEEPRFNHQVPVVEGVLAEECGQMLKDFFRMLRQKRQPKES; encoded by the coding sequence ATCGAACAAGATTTGCAAGCGCACGAGGCGTTCATGAACGCCGCCATGGAAGAAGCAGCGAAAGCAGCGGCAATCGGTGAAGTACCGATTGGCGCTGTGATCGTCCGCAACGGAGAAATCGTAGGACGAGGCTACAATCTGCGGGAAACTCAAAAGGATCCGACGCTGCACGCGGAAATGATCGCAATCCGAGAAGCCAGCGAGCGACTGGGCGGATGGCGATTGATTGGCTGTACGCTGTATGTTACCTTGGAGCCCTGCCCGATGTGTGCCGGAGCGATCGTCCAGAGCCGTATCGAACAGGTGGTGTACGGCGCGCGTGACCCCAAAGCGGGGTGTGCCGGGACTTTAATGAACCTGCTGGAGGAACCTCGGTTTAATCATCAGGTCCCTGTCGTCGAGGGGGTGCTCGCAGAGGAGTGCGGGCAAATGCTAAAGGACTTTTTTCGCATGTTGCGCCAAAAACGACAGCCAAAAGAGAGCTGA
- a CDS encoding pseudouridine synthase: MKRERLDKVLANMGLGTRKEVKVLVKQGLVVVDDVVATDPGMHVIAEEQNIVVDGEPLNFKRWVYVLLNKPPGVVSATEDNVHETVVDLLPYEWAIKVHPVGRLDIDTEGLLLLTNDGQLSHSLLSPKKKVDKEYFARIDGRVTERHVEEFAKGVELEDFTTMPAKLEILSSGETSEIRVTIMEGKFHQVKRMFAAFDLHVTYLQRIRMGPLHLDPDLKPGEYRELTEEELDMLQNHR, translated from the coding sequence ATGAAACGTGAGCGTTTGGATAAAGTACTTGCCAATATGGGACTGGGCACGCGTAAGGAAGTGAAAGTCCTGGTCAAGCAGGGATTGGTTGTCGTCGATGACGTCGTGGCTACGGATCCCGGCATGCATGTCATAGCTGAAGAGCAAAATATCGTAGTCGATGGGGAGCCGCTGAATTTCAAGCGTTGGGTCTATGTCCTGCTGAACAAGCCGCCTGGAGTAGTGTCAGCGACAGAAGACAACGTACACGAGACCGTCGTCGACTTGTTGCCTTACGAGTGGGCGATCAAAGTGCATCCCGTGGGCCGACTCGATATCGACACGGAAGGACTCCTGCTGCTGACCAATGACGGGCAGCTCTCTCACAGCCTCCTGTCTCCAAAAAAGAAAGTAGACAAAGAGTACTTCGCCCGCATCGATGGCCGGGTAACAGAGCGCCATGTCGAAGAGTTTGCTAAAGGCGTAGAGCTCGAAGACTTTACAACCATGCCTGCCAAGCTGGAGATTCTCTCTTCAGGGGAGACATCCGAGATCCGTGTCACCATTATGGAAGGCAAGTTCCACCAGGTAAAACGCATGTTTGCCGCCTTTGACCTGCACGTGACGTATTTGCAGCGCATCCGCATGGGCCCTTTGCATCTGGATCCGGATCTGAAGCCAGGCGAGTACCGCGAGCTGACCGAAGAAGAGCTGGACATGCTGCAAAACCATCGGTAA